From Thalassovita sp.:
GCTGGTAGAGCACAGCAAAATGGGTCAGCGCCACCAGATAGGCCCCCAAATCGTTGATATGGATCGGGTCCAGCTCACCCGATTCGCTGCGTTGGAACAGGCTTTGGCGATCTGTCACATCGGTGACGCCACCCGCCGCCTCAACCCGGCGGGTAAAGGCGGCCATGACCTGACCTGCCGGGATCAGGTGAATTGGCTGGCGATCAGGGTCCTGCGCAACCGCCGGCCAGAGGATCTGATCCTGCCAATAGCGCGTCAGATCCCGGTCCAACCGGGTCACCCAACCCTCAGGATCTGTGACCTCATGCCAGGTTTCATAGAGGTAGACACGGACCGCGGGATTGCCGGCGCGCGCGGCTCTGGCCCAACGGGCCAGATAGTCCGCAGTTTCAAAATAGGCGATGGCATCGCGGATCTCGACCATCTCGGTCAGGACAACGGCGTCGTAATCGCCAGAGGCCAGTGCCGCTTTGGCGTCGCGGTAATTGGGGTGATCGTTTTCGCTGTCAAAACCATTGATCGGCTCGGACGGATCCCAATGGGCGCGCAGCGGGGTGCCCCAGCCCAGTTGCGAATGATGCTGGGCTGCTGTGCCACCTGCGCCAAAATGGGCCGTGACCAGTTGCTGCAACATCACCGGCATATCGCGGCCCACCAGCGAATGACCCAGGTGAAACACCTGCATCGGCTCATCCGGGGCGGGCAACGGAACGCTGTAAAGCGTGTCGATCTCCTGCGGGGTCAGGCTGGCGGGCGCGCGCAGAACTGTTGCCCCCGTAAGCGCGGCGAGACCGGCCAGCGCCACACCAGAGGCCAGCCGCCAGCGGCGTTTAAGCCAAGGCAATATAGCGCCGCCGGGCATCTTAGCGATCTTCCATCATACAGCAGGAGACGACATAGCGATCCACCTCAGCAAAGCCACCTGTGGCCACAAACCCGGTCTGGAAAGACCCAACATCCTGCAGAAACGTTGCCTCAAAGCGATTGCCGTCAATCGTCACATTCAACGTGTGAAAATCGCAGATTTCACCGGTCAGCGGGTATTGCGCCTTGTAGACAGCTTCCTTGATCGAAAACAGCGCCTTGATCCGACGGGCCCGGCGCCAGCGCGGGATCTTTTTCAGGTCCTGTTCCTCTTGCTGGGTCAGGATGATCGGCCAGGCTTCTTTCTGCAGCGGCGCGTCGCCTTCAATGTCCAAGCCGATCGAACGCCAAGTTTTGATGTGGCAGACCGCCGCCAAGCACAGGCTGTCACAATGGCTGATTGAGCCAACGATGCCGGCGGGCCAAACCGGGGTGCGATCGCGGGATCTGGGGATGGCGCTGCGGCGAAATCCGATCTCACTCAGCGCTTCGCGCCCGGCGGCACGGCCAGCCGAAAATTCGCGCAGGCGCTTGGGTACGGCGCGGGCCACGGCCTCTTTTTCGGAGTCCATCAACAGATAGTTGTCAGACCGAGGGTCTGTGACGCCAATGCCGACCTGAGGTCCGAACAGTTCCTGAAGTGCGAGGCGGACCCTATCTTCTTTCATGGCTTTGCATCAGTGCCTGTTTCTGACCATCCGTCGGGCCCGCATTTCCTTGCGACGGGACATCGCGGTTGCGCGGGCGCTGGTTGTTGTTTCCTGTTCGCTCGATGGTGCGGCACCCGAAGGGGCGATGTCCATCGATTCTCTCACTTTATCACATAGAGCAGACAAAACAGGGAATTGGAATATGTCTGTGATCCCAAGGGTTTTCGCCCCCAGTTTTTCGCGGATTTCCCGATGCGCCTGAACCGCCAGCAGGGAATGGCCGCCAAGGTCAAAGAAGTTGTCGCGCGCCCCGATGTTGGAAACGCCCAGTATGGCAGACCAGATCGCGGCCACCTCTTGCTGCACGGTATCGCCCAGCCGGCTGGGGGCAGCCACGGCCCCGGCGCCCGTGGTCTGCGGTGCGGGCAGTGCTTTGCGGTCGATCTTTTTGTTGGGGGTCAGCGGGAAGTCTTGCAGCGCAACAAAGGCCGTTGGCACCATGTAGTCCGGCAGGGACGCCGCCACAGTGCGGCGCAGCGCAGCCTCATTCAGGGGGCTGTCCGTTGTGACATAGCCGACCAAACGCGCGCTGCCGGGACTGTCTTCGCGGGCGATCACCACGGCCTGTTTGATGCCGGGGTGGGCCGTCATAGCGGCCTCGATCTCACCCAGTTCAATCCGGTAGCCGCGCAGCTTGACCTGATGGTCGGCGCGGCCCAGGAAATCAAGCCGCCCGTCACCCCGCCAGCGCACCAGATCGCCGGTGCGATAGATGCGGTTTTGCTCCAGGAAGGGATCGCTGAGGAACCGTTCTGCAGTCAGGTCATCGCGCTGCCAGTAGCCACGGGTGACGCCCGCGCCGCCGATATACAACTCGCCCGGAACACCCAGTGGCACGGGCTGCATCGCCTCATCCAGAACGTAGACCTGCGTGTTGGCAATCGGTGTGCCGATGTTGACCGTAACCTCATCTGCACATGCCGTTTCAGTGGTGGACCAGATGGTGGTTTCGGTGGGGCCATACATGTTTTCGATGCTGGCCTTGGTGATCTGGGCATAGTCCGTCACCAGATCGCCGGGCAGGGCCTCGCCCCCGATCATCAGGTGTTTCACCCGCG
This genomic window contains:
- a CDS encoding 4'-phosphopantetheinyl transferase family protein; the encoded protein is MKEDRVRLALQELFGPQVGIGVTDPRSDNYLLMDSEKEAVARAVPKRLREFSAGRAAGREALSEIGFRRSAIPRSRDRTPVWPAGIVGSISHCDSLCLAAVCHIKTWRSIGLDIEGDAPLQKEAWPIILTQQEEQDLKKIPRWRRARRIKALFSIKEAVYKAQYPLTGEICDFHTLNVTIDGNRFEATFLQDVGSFQTGFVATGGFAEVDRYVVSCCMMEDR